In the Pelagicoccus albus genome, CTCGATAGTCATCTCTTCGTCCAAGGTGTTTGCCGATCCTACGCGGAGCTTAATTTCTTCTCCGGTACGCTCACCGATGAGGAGATTATAGGCTCTTTTCATGTAGTTGATGATCGCTGCGTCTAGCTCGTCACCACCGACACGAATACTTTTCGCGTAGACAACCCCTGCCAGTGAAATGATTGCGACTTCGGTGGTACCGCCACCGATATCAACGATCATGTTTGCGGCGGGTTCCTCGACTGGGAGTCCGACGCCGATGGCAGCGGCCATTGGCTCTTCGAGAAGCATAACTTCTCTCGCTCCCGCATGAGTGGCAGACTCTTTTACCGCTCGTTTCTCAACTTCCGTGATCCCGGAGGGGATCGCAATAACGACGCGCGGTGGAATTATTTTGGCCGTTTGTACTTTCTTGATGAAATAGCGAAGCATCGCTTCGGTGATGTCGAAGTCAGCTATGACGCCATCTTTCATCGGGCGAATCGCCGTAATGTTTCCAGGGGTACGACCCAGCATCTTTTTCG is a window encoding:
- a CDS encoding rod shape-determining protein, encoding MWRNLLGLFSNDIGIDLGTANTLVYSKDKGIVLREPSVVAIHSATRRVLAVGDEAKKMLGRTPGNITAIRPMKDGVIADFDITEAMLRYFIKKVQTAKIIPPRVVIAIPSGITEVEKRAVKESATHAGAREVMLLEEPMAAAIGVGLPVEEPAANMIVDIGGGTTEVAIISLAGVVYAKSIRVGGDELDAAIINYMKRAYNLLIGERTGEEIKLRVGSANTLDEEMTIEVKGRDSVAGLPKTIIISSQEIREALADTVSAIVEAVRSALERCPPELSADLVDRGFVLAGGGALLRGIDRLLCDRTGLPVTIADDPLSAVANGTGAVLAELNDLLPYVTSNAKD